One part of the Bdellovibrio sp. KM01 genome encodes these proteins:
- a CDS encoding Flp family type IVb pilin gives MNNIIKNKNGQGLIEYLIIVAIVAVGSIAVIKVVGANIDVQFANVAKALGGDSGKVAAKEVTEGVYKKRDFGNFFEDSVNDKSNKSKGK, from the coding sequence ATGAATAATATCATCAAAAACAAAAATGGCCAGGGCCTTATCGAATATCTTATTATCGTGGCCATCGTTGCGGTTGGTAGCATCGCCGTTATCAAAGTCGTGGGTGCCAACATCGACGTGCAGTTCGCAAATGTTGCCAAAGCTTTGGGTGGAGATTCCGGCAAAGTAGCAGCCAAAGAAGTCACCGAAGGCGTGTACAAAAAACGCGACTTTGGAAATTTCTTTGAAGACTCCGTCAATGACAAGTCTAACAAATCCAAAGGCAAGTAA
- a CDS encoding TadE family protein, whose amino-acid sequence MTSLTNPKASKGQGLIEAVLILPVLMALIMLLFLAAYRALVYFYADAALHEAMICTDSESISSCEREFKTHIQKVLLNGEVPELRLNQRGSGKRYTLQGEVKIQNQIMIRKEMKFPLKGTL is encoded by the coding sequence ATGACAAGTCTAACAAATCCAAAGGCAAGTAAAGGACAAGGACTGATAGAGGCTGTCTTAATCCTTCCGGTTTTGATGGCCCTTATTATGCTCCTGTTTCTTGCCGCCTACCGCGCCCTCGTCTATTTTTATGCAGACGCAGCTCTGCACGAAGCCATGATTTGCACAGATTCTGAATCTATCTCCAGCTGCGAACGTGAATTTAAAACTCACATTCAAAAAGTTCTGCTGAATGGTGAAGTTCCAGAGCTTCGCCTAAATCAGCGAGGCTCTGGCAAAAGATACACTCTTCAAGGCGAAGTCAAAATCCAGAATCAAATCATGATTCGCAAAGAAATGAAATTCCCACTTAAAGGTACGTTATGA
- a CDS encoding amidohydrolase, whose protein sequence is MHLKIPRLYDSHTHFLATGEFATGLMLFDLPSAEAIRHVSLQGKTAFRGGWLVGFGWDENKWADKKLPTKQQLDEIFPNYPVYLARADGHTAWVNSQALKGLGLQSESGLLSEKDHLQSFDKIPPYEKAQQRLQILAACRMFNRAGFTHIRDMSCTDSLWNLLVEMEDARELTLAIEENYTIHELNQLDQAIASILLARKQSTRLLRAKGIKFFYDGSLGSETALLSRPYNGEGNNFGKTLWSLEDAEEVLKLTWAAGLEVSVHTIGDEAAHQIVKLARKVSAQGFVGRLNLEHAQVLRSETIQMMKPLHVRCHMQPCHWLSDRKWLQQKLRGLYSYAFPWEALKNAQIPISFGCDSPIEPTSFFANKQALEESPKERIKRFTGDLSVYHAHPDATWTDSWTVIDDDRIQEVVFDGKALDLT, encoded by the coding sequence ATGCATTTAAAGATCCCGCGTCTTTATGACAGTCATACTCATTTTTTAGCTACTGGCGAATTTGCGACAGGGTTGATGCTATTTGATCTGCCCAGCGCGGAAGCCATTCGCCATGTGTCTTTGCAGGGCAAGACCGCTTTTCGTGGCGGTTGGCTGGTGGGCTTTGGCTGGGATGAAAATAAATGGGCGGATAAAAAACTTCCGACGAAACAGCAGCTCGATGAAATTTTCCCGAACTATCCTGTTTATCTTGCCCGTGCCGATGGTCACACGGCGTGGGTGAATTCTCAGGCTTTGAAAGGACTGGGTTTGCAGTCCGAGTCGGGGCTGCTGAGCGAGAAAGATCATCTGCAAAGCTTCGATAAAATCCCTCCGTACGAAAAAGCCCAACAGCGTCTGCAAATTCTCGCCGCCTGCAGAATGTTTAATCGTGCGGGGTTCACTCACATCCGCGATATGTCTTGCACTGATTCTTTGTGGAATCTTTTGGTCGAGATGGAAGATGCGCGAGAGCTGACCTTGGCGATCGAGGAAAATTACACCATTCATGAACTGAATCAATTGGATCAAGCGATTGCTTCCATTTTGCTGGCACGCAAGCAATCAACTCGTTTGTTAAGAGCTAAAGGCATCAAATTTTTCTATGACGGCTCGTTAGGTTCAGAAACCGCATTGTTGTCTCGCCCTTATAATGGGGAGGGGAATAACTTCGGCAAGACTTTGTGGTCATTAGAAGACGCCGAGGAAGTTTTAAAGCTGACGTGGGCCGCGGGGCTGGAAGTTTCAGTTCATACCATTGGAGACGAAGCTGCTCATCAAATCGTAAAGCTTGCACGTAAAGTGTCAGCACAAGGTTTCGTGGGACGTTTGAATTTAGAACACGCACAAGTTTTAAGATCTGAAACCATTCAGATGATGAAGCCACTTCATGTGCGCTGTCATATGCAACCTTGTCACTGGTTAAGTGATCGTAAATGGTTGCAACAAAAACTTCGCGGTTTGTATTCCTATGCATTCCCGTGGGAAGCATTGAAGAATGCACAGATTCCGATTTCTTTTGGTTGCGACAGTCCGATTGAACCGACGTCTTTTTTTGCAAACAAACAAGCTCTTGAAGAAAGTCCGAAAGAAAGAATCAAACGTTTCACTGGGGACTTGAGCGTGTATCATGCCCATCCTGATGCTACGTGGACTGATTCATGGACTGTGATCGATGATGATCGCATCCAAGAAGTCGTTTTTGACGGAAAAGCCTTGGATTTGACTTAA
- a CDS encoding hybrid sensor histidine kinase/response regulator: MSKHTILCVDDEIDNVEALERLFRKKYTVLKATSGKQALEVLDQHRGALALIITDQRMPEMTGVEFLEKTLESHPETVRILLTGYTDLESVISAVNKGQIFRYITKPWDPVDLANTVDHAVDRFALGQELKTKNSELAKALEELKSLDVAKSNFMILINHELKTPLTSILSFSALLSESALADEDKLMVNRISRSADRLKNLVDDVLLIVRAETNQLKIDVQNVSFSEFSDLPKEVVNLLNQKNITIGNHISPNGVLADVRLVKQIMQRLIHNAAKFCQDGTEIEVKVAPEANVARFSVTNRGPHLSSKVVEKIMKPFYIDEDVMHHSSGTGLGLTICQAILKAHGSHLQFKNTDQGVMVSFELPLANP; encoded by the coding sequence ATGAGCAAGCACACAATTCTTTGTGTTGACGATGAAATAGATAACGTAGAGGCCTTAGAGAGGTTGTTTCGAAAGAAATATACTGTACTTAAGGCTACGTCCGGAAAGCAGGCTTTAGAGGTTCTCGACCAACATCGAGGCGCGTTGGCATTGATCATTACCGACCAACGTATGCCTGAAATGACGGGAGTGGAGTTTTTAGAAAAAACTCTGGAATCTCATCCTGAGACAGTCCGTATTCTTCTGACTGGTTATACAGATCTAGAATCCGTCATCTCAGCCGTGAATAAAGGTCAAATTTTTCGCTACATCACGAAACCTTGGGATCCCGTGGATCTTGCGAACACCGTGGATCACGCAGTTGATCGCTTTGCCTTAGGCCAAGAACTGAAAACGAAAAATTCAGAATTAGCAAAAGCGTTGGAGGAATTGAAAAGTCTGGATGTCGCGAAATCCAACTTTATGATTCTGATCAATCATGAATTGAAAACTCCCCTGACATCCATCTTAAGTTTTTCAGCCCTCCTCAGTGAATCGGCATTGGCAGATGAAGACAAACTGATGGTAAACCGCATTTCTCGCAGCGCCGATCGTTTGAAAAATCTGGTGGACGATGTCTTGTTGATTGTTCGTGCCGAAACAAATCAGCTTAAGATCGACGTGCAAAACGTTTCGTTTTCTGAGTTTAGCGATCTTCCTAAAGAAGTCGTAAATCTTTTGAATCAAAAAAATATCACGATTGGAAATCACATCTCACCTAACGGAGTGCTGGCAGACGTGCGTTTGGTGAAACAGATTATGCAAAGATTGATTCACAATGCAGCGAAGTTTTGTCAGGACGGAACTGAAATCGAAGTGAAAGTTGCTCCAGAAGCAAATGTGGCTAGATTCTCTGTCACAAACCGCGGCCCTCATCTTTCCAGTAAAGTTGTGGAAAAAATCATGAAGCCTTTTTACATTGATGAAGATGTCATGCACCACTCATCAGGAACTGGCCTGGGGCTGACAATTTGTCAGGCGATTTTGAAAGCACACGGTTCACACTTGCAATTTAAGAATACCGATCAAGGTGTGATGGTTTCTTTCGAACTTCCTCTCGCCAATCCGTAA
- a CDS encoding type II and III secretion system protein, with protein MKTFLFLLCLIYSHITFGSTTEIVLSLGESSSLNIHAHSSVWIQDRAILKADALGARLNIKGVGEGMTNARVDGKLYRIQVVHPAKRAALSDLKKQLAKFIGLNAEVGEGDLLVTGRLYRLQDWIRLADSLKDSGITYQMRAVMSPTLQNESQQHLSDLLNKAKIPPQTIIFVPAPEVRVAGNDLVLRKYQKLLLPYGISIVKDQTSLDIAPTVKVQITVAEVIHSNAVKYGIKWPQEYSATVLPKDGNVWGEAVFTAQAFEEKGFGRILASPNIICRSGSEAEFLAGGEFPIKIMNYEVQDIVWKRYGILLRVKPRADAAGRISLSIETEVSTLDQARAVDGVPGVLTNRVSSHFDLTRPQTIALSGLLKNDEGNSSSGLPILSRIPILGPLFSSKDFRENKSELVIFVRPSIMNENENNGEGRPRHLGEIQNSI; from the coding sequence ATGAAGACCTTTCTATTTTTACTTTGTCTGATTTATTCCCATATTACCTTCGGTTCCACTACTGAAATCGTTCTTTCCTTAGGCGAATCCAGCAGTTTAAACATTCACGCCCACTCATCTGTGTGGATTCAGGATCGCGCGATTCTAAAGGCCGACGCCTTGGGGGCACGCCTAAACATCAAGGGTGTTGGCGAGGGGATGACCAACGCGCGAGTCGACGGAAAACTTTATCGCATTCAAGTCGTCCACCCCGCAAAACGGGCCGCTCTATCTGACTTGAAAAAGCAGTTGGCAAAATTTATCGGACTGAATGCCGAAGTTGGTGAAGGTGACTTATTGGTCACGGGACGCCTGTATCGCCTTCAGGATTGGATCCGCCTGGCTGATTCGTTGAAAGATTCAGGCATCACTTATCAAATGCGCGCAGTAATGTCTCCGACTCTGCAAAATGAAAGTCAGCAACACCTCAGTGACCTTTTGAACAAAGCAAAAATTCCTCCGCAAACTATTATCTTTGTGCCAGCACCAGAAGTTCGAGTCGCTGGAAATGATCTGGTATTACGTAAGTACCAAAAGCTATTACTACCCTATGGTATTTCCATCGTGAAGGATCAAACCAGTCTGGACATTGCGCCGACAGTGAAAGTTCAAATCACTGTAGCTGAAGTCATTCACTCCAATGCCGTGAAATACGGTATCAAATGGCCCCAAGAGTATTCTGCGACTGTATTACCTAAGGACGGAAACGTGTGGGGCGAAGCCGTCTTTACCGCGCAAGCATTTGAGGAAAAAGGCTTTGGAAGAATCCTAGCAAGTCCCAATATCATCTGTCGCAGCGGCAGCGAGGCTGAATTCCTTGCTGGTGGAGAGTTTCCAATCAAGATCATGAATTATGAAGTTCAAGATATCGTGTGGAAAAGATATGGGATCTTGCTGCGAGTGAAGCCCCGCGCAGATGCCGCGGGCAGAATCAGTCTGTCCATTGAGACGGAGGTATCGACGCTGGATCAAGCCCGTGCCGTGGATGGTGTACCCGGAGTTTTAACCAATCGGGTCTCCAGTCACTTTGATTTAACCCGGCCACAGACCATTGCTCTTTCAGGTTTGTTAAAAAATGATGAGGGAAACAGCTCAAGCGGTCTGCCAATACTTTCCAGAATTCCTATCCTGGGCCCGCTGTTTTCGAGCAAAGACTTTCGAGAAAACAAGTCTGAACTTGTGATCTTTGTTCGCCCCTCCATCATGAATGAAAATGAAAACAACGGCGAAGGCCGTCCCCGCCACCTGGGCGAAATTCAAAATAGCATATGA
- a CDS encoding CpaF family protein codes for MITLLKQHYLDLQVAIQRLPLNELLLSPDEETQLRSQKIDQLILQETSRMNSEMGQRLRAEFYSWGPLCSLMEDETVTEILVNGPDKIWFERNGKLMEHQDGFLSEISFRNCIERMSQAAKCFITVEHPSADSSFGDFRLSLVGADLTQSHAHLSLRRHPKNPWTFDKLKSHQWCGDREVDFFKQLIQERKNFLVIGSTGSGKTSVLNSLLDLLPANERVVVIEDTSEIALSNSASMKLLTREDPQGILPNIDQTQLVKRSLRLRPDRLVMGEVRGAEAKDFLMALATGHAGSFGTLHAQDPQQALIRLEMLIQMGAPQWNLIAIRRLIQLSLDYILVAGREPSGLRIFKGAYRLCSLEDHGFLVEPLDLTSSGRTLERL; via the coding sequence ATGATCACACTTCTTAAACAGCACTATCTGGATCTTCAGGTTGCAATTCAACGCCTGCCCTTAAACGAGTTACTGCTTTCGCCAGACGAGGAAACGCAGTTGCGTTCGCAAAAAATCGACCAATTAATTCTGCAAGAAACCTCCCGAATGAATTCTGAAATGGGGCAAAGACTTCGGGCAGAGTTTTATTCCTGGGGACCTTTGTGCAGCTTGATGGAAGACGAAACCGTTACAGAAATTCTGGTGAATGGGCCCGACAAAATCTGGTTCGAAAGAAATGGTAAACTGATGGAACATCAGGACGGATTCTTATCTGAAATCAGCTTCCGCAATTGCATTGAACGGATGTCCCAAGCGGCGAAGTGCTTTATCACTGTTGAACATCCTTCCGCGGACAGCAGCTTTGGTGACTTTCGTTTAAGCCTCGTCGGCGCTGACTTAACTCAGTCCCATGCGCATCTATCCCTCCGTCGCCATCCGAAAAATCCTTGGACATTTGATAAATTAAAGTCCCATCAGTGGTGTGGTGATCGCGAAGTGGATTTTTTTAAACAGCTGATTCAGGAACGAAAGAATTTTCTGGTTATTGGCTCCACAGGATCCGGAAAAACGTCGGTATTGAATTCACTATTGGATTTGCTACCCGCAAACGAGCGCGTGGTGGTCATCGAAGATACTTCGGAAATCGCACTTTCAAATAGTGCCAGCATGAAGCTTCTTACCCGGGAAGATCCTCAAGGCATTTTGCCGAACATAGACCAAACTCAACTGGTAAAGCGTTCGTTGCGATTAAGACCGGATCGATTGGTGATGGGTGAAGTACGTGGAGCTGAAGCGAAAGATTTTTTAATGGCATTAGCAACGGGGCATGCGGGAAGCTTTGGAACGCTTCATGCGCAAGATCCGCAACAGGCTTTGATTCGCCTGGAAATGCTGATCCAAATGGGTGCACCCCAATGGAATCTGATAGCAATTCGTCGCCTGATTCAGCTCTCGCTCGACTACATTCTGGTTGCCGGTCGAGAGCCATCAGGTTTAAGAATTTTTAAAGGGGCTTATCGCCTGTGTTCTCTTGAGGACCACGGCTTCCTGGTTGAGCCATTGGACCTGACTTCGTCGGGAAGAACTCTTGAGCGTCTTTGA
- a CDS encoding DUF1266 domain-containing protein, whose amino-acid sequence MQRVLPETTLEKNMMCMGAVFIEENFLLDDLYEIIGSDLVEGQELAGDVKDQVLEEVGEYFFRLDMNWGDEIKADCIEILQDYWGVKSREDALKNLEDIRQQGHRVKFNVLRGIVPAEGNPDHHTLEKFKQVFTFDFSEDKPAQISDEDIRKLAQWFQRTHKFLGQHGILAWDAARFVHLARLSFVAGYLNDNEAWAEILKMAPIAEGKFHDWMEFSQSFLIGRTFWSGSEDPLVKKICERLLGHPASPWNFYPLS is encoded by the coding sequence ATGCAAAGAGTTTTGCCCGAAACAACCTTAGAAAAAAACATGATGTGCATGGGAGCTGTATTTATTGAAGAAAACTTTCTTCTGGACGATTTGTACGAAATCATTGGTTCCGATTTGGTGGAAGGTCAGGAATTGGCCGGGGACGTCAAAGATCAGGTTTTGGAAGAAGTGGGCGAGTACTTTTTTCGCCTGGACATGAACTGGGGCGATGAAATTAAAGCGGATTGTATCGAAATTCTGCAGGATTATTGGGGAGTTAAAAGTCGCGAAGATGCTCTTAAGAATCTGGAAGACATTCGCCAACAGGGTCATCGCGTAAAGTTCAATGTTTTGCGTGGTATCGTTCCTGCTGAGGGAAACCCGGATCACCACACGCTGGAAAAATTCAAACAGGTTTTCACTTTTGATTTCAGCGAAGACAAACCAGCGCAGATTTCCGACGAGGACATTCGTAAACTCGCACAATGGTTTCAAAGAACACATAAGTTTTTAGGACAACACGGCATCCTTGCTTGGGATGCAGCTCGTTTTGTCCACCTGGCGCGCTTGAGTTTTGTTGCAGGATATTTAAATGACAACGAAGCGTGGGCTGAAATTTTAAAAATGGCGCCCATCGCCGAGGGCAAGTTTCATGACTGGATGGAGTTTTCCCAAAGCTTCCTGATTGGTCGAACATTTTGGTCGGGCAGTGAAGATCCCTTGGTGAAGAAAATCTGCGAAAGACTGCTGGGGCATCCCGCAAGTCCTTGGAATTTCTATCCTCTGTCTTAG
- a CDS encoding DUF4097 family beta strand repeat-containing protein, with protein sequence MLKKLIMGAIALFFIFVGSMIILIGYTIYNPNSIFTAFNKVTRHFAAGEDHKEQEEYFLQGIQTIQVRSNRMPIHVRTYNGSTLKVLVEGKAPRFEKGPFVSQITESGKLTLELHDPMSTHWIHLNINGEEYTEESDSKLEASVYLPEKYAGQLQLQSQSGDIEFVVDKNQIFEFELKSEIGKIDNHAQMNPAAATSLDQVAKIHILTTSGNITVTN encoded by the coding sequence ATGTTGAAGAAGCTGATCATGGGTGCGATTGCCCTCTTTTTTATTTTTGTCGGCTCGATGATTATTCTCATCGGATACACGATCTATAATCCAAATTCGATCTTTACGGCTTTCAATAAAGTCACCAGACACTTTGCTGCCGGCGAAGATCATAAGGAACAAGAAGAATACTTTCTGCAAGGAATTCAAACTATCCAGGTGCGCAGCAACCGTATGCCAATTCATGTGCGAACATACAATGGTTCAACATTAAAAGTTTTGGTCGAGGGCAAAGCTCCCCGTTTTGAAAAAGGTCCTTTTGTCAGCCAGATCACAGAGTCAGGAAAGTTGACTCTGGAACTGCACGATCCGATGTCCACACATTGGATTCATTTGAATATCAATGGCGAAGAGTACACCGAAGAATCAGACTCCAAACTTGAGGCTTCGGTTTATCTTCCGGAAAAATACGCCGGCCAACTGCAACTGCAATCACAAAGCGGAGATATTGAATTTGTCGTGGATAAAAATCAGATTTTCGAATTTGAATTAAAATCAGAGATCGGCAAGATCGATAATCACGCTCAGATGAATCCTGCCGCGGCCACATCTTTAGATCAAGTGGCTAAGATTCACATCCTAACCACTTCCGGCAATATCACAGTCACTAACTAG
- the aspS gene encoding aspartate--tRNA ligase, with protein MKFVKDLKRTDYCGKMTAANVGQKVVVMGWVDVRRDHGNLVFIDLRDREGIVQVVLDPNKAETSASKNLRGEFVVAVEGIVRARPDGMKNTKIKTGEVEIEATRCEILNESAVPPFQAGDNNVNEMLRLKYRYLDLRTERLQSHLITRHKVAQVVRRFLSDNGFLEVETPILYKSTPEGARDYLVPSRVNQGTFYALPQSPQTLKQLLMIGGYDRYFQIARCFRDEDLRADRQPEFSQIDMEMSFIDQEDIMAMNERMLRTIWKEIKGIDVGEIPRMTYQDAMDCYGIDKPDTRFGMEIKDLKSIVTGSGFKVFDDVLSRDGIVRGIAVPKGGTYSRGQFDKLTDMAKRAGAKGLVWIKSEADGTLSSPVSKFFSPEKLSEIFMATGAQKGDCALIVGDEFDIACAALSTLRLHLGKELNLIDTKTYKFLWVVDFPLLEYSPDEKRWVARHHPFTSPKDESFDDLLGTNEAAYGKILAKAYDLVCNGYEMGGGSIRIYRNEIQQAMFRLLGMSKEETEHKFGFFLEALKYGTPPHGGIAWGLDRLVMLLCETDAIREVIAFPKTAKATDLMADCPSEVKNDQLAEVGIRLSALAEKTLADKVKGVTAKESEA; from the coding sequence ATGAAATTTGTTAAGGATCTTAAGAGAACTGATTATTGCGGTAAAATGACTGCAGCCAATGTTGGGCAAAAAGTTGTTGTGATGGGTTGGGTCGATGTGCGACGCGATCACGGGAACTTGGTGTTCATTGATTTGCGCGATCGCGAAGGTATCGTTCAAGTCGTTCTTGATCCAAACAAAGCTGAAACTTCTGCATCAAAAAATCTCCGTGGCGAATTCGTTGTCGCGGTTGAAGGTATCGTTCGTGCGCGTCCTGACGGTATGAAAAATACTAAAATCAAAACAGGTGAAGTGGAAATCGAAGCAACTCGTTGTGAAATTCTGAATGAGTCTGCAGTTCCTCCGTTCCAAGCGGGCGATAACAACGTAAACGAAATGCTGCGTTTAAAATATCGTTATTTAGATTTGCGTACAGAGCGTTTGCAATCTCACTTGATCACTCGTCACAAGGTGGCTCAAGTGGTTCGTCGTTTCTTGTCAGATAACGGCTTCCTGGAAGTTGAAACTCCGATTCTTTACAAATCCACTCCGGAAGGTGCACGTGACTATTTGGTTCCTTCACGTGTGAACCAAGGGACGTTCTATGCGTTGCCACAGTCTCCGCAAACGTTGAAACAGCTTTTGATGATCGGTGGTTATGACCGTTACTTCCAAATCGCTCGTTGCTTCCGTGACGAAGATTTGCGTGCGGACCGCCAGCCTGAGTTTTCCCAAATCGATATGGAAATGTCTTTCATTGATCAAGAAGACATTATGGCGATGAATGAAAGAATGCTTCGCACGATCTGGAAAGAGATCAAAGGTATCGACGTGGGTGAAATCCCGCGTATGACTTATCAGGACGCGATGGATTGTTATGGTATCGATAAGCCTGACACGCGTTTTGGAATGGAAATCAAAGATCTGAAATCCATTGTAACCGGTTCTGGCTTTAAAGTATTCGACGATGTTTTGTCTCGTGATGGTATCGTGCGTGGTATCGCTGTTCCTAAAGGTGGTACATACTCTCGCGGTCAATTTGATAAACTGACGGATATGGCAAAACGTGCGGGTGCTAAAGGTTTGGTTTGGATCAAATCTGAAGCTGACGGCACATTGAGTTCTCCAGTTTCCAAATTCTTCTCGCCAGAAAAACTTTCAGAGATCTTTATGGCGACCGGCGCCCAAAAAGGCGACTGTGCTTTGATCGTAGGGGATGAATTCGATATCGCTTGCGCAGCACTTTCGACATTGCGTCTGCACTTGGGTAAAGAATTGAATTTGATCGATACAAAAACCTACAAATTCTTGTGGGTGGTGGACTTCCCACTTCTTGAGTACTCCCCGGATGAAAAACGCTGGGTCGCTCGTCACCATCCGTTCACGTCTCCTAAGGATGAGTCTTTTGATGACTTGTTGGGTACGAACGAAGCGGCTTACGGCAAGATCCTGGCGAAAGCTTATGACCTTGTTTGTAACGGTTACGAAATGGGTGGCGGATCTATCCGTATCTATCGTAATGAAATTCAGCAGGCGATGTTCCGTTTATTGGGCATGAGCAAAGAAGAAACTGAACACAAATTTGGATTCTTCTTGGAAGCTCTGAAATACGGAACTCCTCCACATGGTGGTATTGCTTGGGGCTTGGACCGTTTGGTGATGCTACTTTGTGAAACAGACGCTATCCGTGAAGTGATCGCATTCCCGAAAACGGCGAAAGCGACGGACCTGATGGCGGATTGTCCAAGTGAAGTGAAAAACGATCAGCTTGCGGAAGTGGGCATTCGTTTGAGTGCTTTGGCAGAGAAAACTTTGGCGGATAAAGTCAAGGGTGTGACTGCGAAAGAGAGCGAGGCTTAA
- a CDS encoding polyhydroxyalkanoic acid system family protein — MPKFTINHDSSQPAPEAYKKIKEFLANDLDLRKFDPKLKCDFSDGTMSCKLNGSQFKADMNVAAAGNGSKVSVVVDLPLMLTPFKGKVQETLERKLAKYLA, encoded by the coding sequence ATGCCTAAGTTCACGATTAATCACGATTCCAGCCAGCCCGCGCCAGAAGCTTATAAGAAAATTAAAGAATTTTTGGCAAATGACCTTGATCTTCGTAAATTCGATCCCAAATTGAAGTGCGATTTCAGTGATGGAACGATGAGTTGCAAACTTAATGGCTCCCAATTCAAAGCTGACATGAATGTTGCTGCTGCGGGCAATGGCAGTAAGGTATCAGTTGTGGTGGATCTGCCATTGATGCTTACTCCGTTCAAGGGTAAGGTGCAGGAAACTTTGGAGCGTAAGCTCGCTAAGTATCTGGCTTAA